The following nucleotide sequence is from Lysobacterales bacterium.
TGCCATCTTCGTCAACAAAGCGATACCAATATTCGCCGGCCGACGGCAGTCGGCCACCAGCACGCGACAGGTCCAGTCGGCTTGGGCCAGCACCGGTGCGGTCGCAGTGGCGATGACGCGGGTGAATGCGGGGTCGTCCGCCACTTCGACCCATAGCTTGGCGCGCTCGCGCCCGTCCGCATACGGCCGTCGCGTCCACAGCAGGACGCTGTTGTGGTCGGGGTCACCGGACGCAACACCCTGCGGATACAGATCGCGGCGCTCGCGCCAGCCGCTCGACGACCGCTGCACCGACGCGCAGCCCCAAACCAGGGTCGCACCCAACGCGGCGGAAAGATTCAGGAACTGTCGTCGGTCCAGGTTCGGCATATCGCCCCCTTGCTGGCATCCGATCGAGATGATCGCGGTGTAGCGACGTTAGATTCGTGCACGCTTCGGGGCAGCGTGCTGGAAGTCATCACGTGGGACGAAATGGCGGGTGCGCGATTCATCTCGTGGCATCGACCCAAAGCGAACAACGAGACCTTCAGCGCAAGTTCGCTGGCACCTTCATGCCGCCCAGGCTTCCGGTATCGCGCGCTCACCAGACCAGGTCGTCGGGCACCTTGAACTGCGCGTAATACGCATCGTCTTCGGAGGTGGTGGCGGAGGGTTCGGCGCCCTCGCCCTGACCATGATCGAGCACGATCATGCTGGCGTCGCGTTCGCGCACTTTTTCGACGGCCGCGCGCGGCAGCAGCTCGAAGCGTTCGTCGATGCGGACGATCACCAATGCGCCGGCGGACAACTTCTTGCGCAGGTCGTCATTGACCAGCACGCTGCGGATGCTGTCGTCGACGGAAAACCGGTATTCGCTGTCTCCTGCGCGCGGCACTTTCCTGTCCTCGATGATCTGCCGCGCCTGGGCGCGAAGCTCGAGGGTGCGCGCCCTGGCCTTGCGCTCGGCTGCGAGTGCGCGGTCACGCTCGACCTTCTCGGCGCGCACGCGCTCGGCTCCAGTTCGATCTCGCCGGGTGTCGATGATCCTTTGGCATAGCGCCTTGTTCTGCGCATGCGCCACCTCGACCACCCTGGCCTTCTTGACCAGGCCCGCCTTGAGCAGTTGTTCCTGAAGCGGATTGACCTTCGCCATGCGCAGTTTCGTCCAAGGGATTTCTGACCCATCATAGCCGCCGATGGACACCCTGAAATATTTCGCGGGCTATCCGCCGCACCTGCAGACTCAGGTCCGTGAGCTGATCCGGCAGGCCGGCTCGGCGCGATGCTGGCCGGGAAATACGGCGAAGCGCACGCCGTGCGCAACGACGGATTGCTGCACGACTACGTCCAGGCACTCAAGGATCGGCATCTGCGCAAATCGGTGCCTCTGGGCAAAGTGATCTACGACAGCACGCTGCAGGTGATGAAACATGCGCTCGGCACCCACACCACGATCACGCGCGTGCAGGGCGGCCGACTGAAGACGCGCCGCGAAATTCGCATCGCCACCGTGTTCCGCGACGCGCCCGCCGAGTTCCTGAAGATGATCGTGGTGCATGAATTGGCGCACCTGAAGGAAGCCGAGCACAACAAGTCGTTTTACCAGTTGTGCACGCACATGGCGCCCGACTACCACCAGCTGGAGTTCGACCTGCGCCTCTACCTGACGCATCAGGATCTCGGACAGGGATAACGCGTCACGCGATCGATCGACGTCAACACCCGACGCACGGCCGC
It contains:
- a CDS encoding DUF2058 domain-containing protein, which produces MAKVNPLQEQLLKAGLVKKARVVEVAHAQNKALCQRIIDTRRDRTGAERVRAEKVERDRALAAERKARARTLELRAQARQIIEDRKVPRAGDSEYRFSVDDSIRSVLVNDDLRKKLSAGALVIVRIDERFELLPRAAVEKVRERDASMIVLDHGQGEGAEPSATTSEDDAYYAQFKVPDDLVW